The following proteins come from a genomic window of Micromonospora zamorensis:
- a CDS encoding lytic polysaccharide monooxygenase auxiliary activity family 9 protein yields MSTLIRSRRVFWLFAIATAAALLLTTALTTIQARPASAHGSVVDPASRNYSCWQRWGDDFQNPRMATEDPMCWQAWQADPAAMWNWNGLFREGVGGNHQGAVPNGQLCSGGRTQSPRYNSLDTIGAWKTTSVSNNFRLRFFDQASHGADYIRVYVTKQGFNALTEPLGWDDLELAGQIGNTPASQWNPDTGGVSIQIPVNASGRTGRHIVYTVWQASHLDQSYYLCSDVDFGGGSTTPPPTTPPPTTPPPTTPPPTTPPPTTPPPAGACTATYQVTGQWSGGFQADVKVTAGGSPTKGWSVSWNYGNGQQVTSSWNATVSANGTLVTARNANHNGTLAAGASTTFGFLGSWNGSNPVPLVSCTTTS; encoded by the coding sequence ATGTCCACTCTCATCCGATCACGACGCGTGTTCTGGTTGTTCGCCATCGCGACGGCCGCCGCGCTCCTGTTGACCACCGCGCTGACCACCATCCAGGCCAGGCCCGCCTCCGCGCACGGCTCGGTCGTCGACCCGGCCTCGCGCAACTACAGCTGCTGGCAGCGCTGGGGTGACGACTTCCAGAACCCTCGCATGGCCACCGAGGACCCGATGTGCTGGCAGGCCTGGCAGGCCGATCCGGCCGCCATGTGGAACTGGAACGGCCTGTTCCGTGAGGGCGTGGGCGGCAACCACCAGGGCGCCGTTCCCAACGGCCAGCTGTGCAGCGGCGGGCGCACCCAGAGCCCTCGCTACAACTCGCTGGACACCATCGGCGCCTGGAAGACCACCTCGGTGTCGAACAACTTCCGGCTCCGCTTCTTCGACCAGGCCAGTCACGGCGCCGACTACATCCGGGTGTACGTGACCAAGCAGGGCTTCAACGCGCTCACCGAGCCGCTCGGCTGGGACGACCTGGAGTTGGCCGGCCAGATCGGCAACACCCCGGCGTCGCAGTGGAACCCGGACACCGGTGGCGTCTCCATCCAGATCCCGGTCAACGCGTCGGGACGCACCGGGCGGCACATCGTCTACACCGTCTGGCAGGCCAGCCACCTGGACCAGTCGTACTACCTGTGCAGCGACGTCGACTTCGGCGGTGGGTCGACCACCCCGCCACCGACCACTCCCCCGCCGACGACCCCGCCGCCCACCACTCCCCCGCCCACCACCCCGCCGCCGACCACCCCGCCGCCGGCTGGGGCCTGCACGGCGACGTACCAGGTGACCGGTCAGTGGTCCGGTGGCTTCCAGGCCGACGTGAAGGTGACCGCGGGCGGTTCACCCACAAAGGGCTGGTCGGTGAGCTGGAACTACGGCAACGGCCAGCAGGTCACCTCGTCGTGGAACGCGACGGTCAGCGCCAACGGCACGCTGGTCACCGCACGTAACGCCAACCACAACGGCACC